A genomic window from Pantoea alhagi includes:
- a CDS encoding PA4780 family RIO1-like protein kinase, with protein sequence MKIPNRIQPLVDDGLIDEVLQRLKSGKEADVYTVLCGGKIHCAKVYKEATQRSFKQAVQYQEGRKVRNTRNTRAMQKGSKFGRKQQEETWQTAEVDALFRLANAGVRVPQPHICIDGVLLMELITDDDGRVAPRLSDVRLTEENAIADFNTMIRNIVRMLCAGIVHGDLSEFNVLLDAQGPVIIDLPQAVDAAANNHAQSMFERDVNNITAYYGQFAPHLLQTRYAKEIWMLYEDGKLTPDTPLTGLFVEETHTVDVDSLMDEIIAAEDEFYARQRATKERDEE encoded by the coding sequence ATGAAAATCCCAAACAGAATCCAACCCCTGGTTGATGATGGACTCATAGACGAAGTGCTCCAACGGCTGAAAAGCGGCAAGGAAGCAGACGTTTACACGGTCTTATGTGGCGGCAAGATCCATTGCGCCAAAGTGTACAAAGAAGCAACGCAACGTAGTTTTAAGCAGGCCGTGCAATACCAGGAAGGGCGCAAAGTCCGTAATACACGTAATACCCGTGCAATGCAAAAAGGGTCAAAGTTCGGACGTAAGCAACAGGAAGAGACCTGGCAAACGGCAGAGGTCGATGCGTTGTTCCGTCTTGCTAATGCTGGGGTACGTGTACCACAACCCCATATTTGTATTGACGGTGTGTTACTGATGGAACTGATCACGGATGATGACGGAAGGGTTGCTCCACGTCTTAGCGATGTAAGGCTGACAGAAGAAAATGCGATTGCTGATTTTAATACCATGATCCGCAATATTGTCCGCATGTTATGTGCAGGCATCGTTCATGGTGATTTATCAGAGTTTAATGTCTTGCTTGATGCCCAGGGGCCAGTAATTATTGACCTGCCGCAAGCAGTAGACGCCGCCGCAAACAATCATGCTCAATCGATGTTTGAACGTGACGTTAATAATATAACCGCTTACTACGGTCAGTTTGCTCCACATCTCCTGCAAACACGTTATGCAAAAGAGATCTGGATGTTATATGAAGACGGTAAATTGACACCAGATACGCCGCTAACCGGTCTCTTCGTTGAAGAAACGCATACAGTAGATGTGGACTCACTGATGGACGAAATTATTGCGGCAGAAGATGAGTTTTATGCGCGTCAAAGAGCAACCAAAGAGCGCGATGAAGAATAA
- a CDS encoding zinc-dependent alcohol dehydrogenase family protein, producing the protein MSKVVTFNRTGGPEVLEIVDIQVPAPAAGEVQIRVHAIGLNRAEIMYRNGQYVIEPEFPARLGYEAAGVVQAVGEDVEEFASGDLVSVIPSFMFNEYGMYGELVNAPVHAVVKHPENLSFEEAAASWMMYVTAYGALVEYGNLQAGQNVVIRAASSSVGLAAIQIANMLGAKPIALTRTAEKSEMLLKAGAAAVIATAEQDMVAEINRATDGAGAHIVFDPVGGPDVAKLTQVMAPQGMFFQYGALDSRDMLVPVFDILGKHLTLRGYELFEITTDSEKMARAKSFVTEGLRAGKLKPVIDKTFPLEEIADAQRHMEANGQVGKIVVIVE; encoded by the coding sequence ATGTCTAAAGTTGTTACCTTTAACCGCACCGGTGGTCCGGAAGTGCTGGAAATTGTTGATATACAGGTGCCCGCGCCGGCAGCGGGTGAAGTGCAGATTCGCGTACATGCGATTGGTCTCAACCGTGCAGAAATCATGTACCGCAACGGCCAGTATGTTATTGAGCCGGAATTTCCGGCACGTCTTGGTTATGAAGCGGCTGGCGTTGTTCAGGCTGTAGGTGAGGATGTTGAAGAGTTTGCCAGTGGAGATCTGGTAAGCGTGATACCTTCATTTATGTTTAATGAATATGGCATGTATGGCGAACTGGTCAACGCACCGGTGCACGCTGTCGTGAAGCATCCTGAAAACCTTTCTTTCGAGGAAGCTGCCGCAAGCTGGATGATGTATGTCACCGCTTATGGTGCGCTGGTTGAATATGGCAACCTTCAGGCTGGTCAGAATGTCGTGATCCGTGCAGCATCAAGCAGCGTGGGCCTGGCTGCCATACAGATAGCTAACATGCTGGGTGCAAAACCCATCGCGCTTACGCGCACCGCTGAAAAAAGCGAAATGCTCCTGAAAGCCGGTGCAGCCGCCGTCATTGCTACTGCGGAGCAGGATATGGTTGCTGAAATCAATCGTGCAACAGATGGCGCGGGCGCTCATATTGTTTTTGACCCCGTCGGCGGCCCGGACGTGGCAAAACTGACTCAGGTGATGGCACCGCAGGGCATGTTCTTCCAGTATGGCGCGCTCGACAGCCGTGACATGCTTGTGCCTGTATTTGATATTCTCGGTAAGCATCTCACTCTGCGTGGGTATGAGCTGTTTGAAATCACGACGGACTCTGAAAAAATGGCGCGCGCAAAATCCTTCGTCACTGAAGGTTTACGAGCCGGAAAACTGAAGCCGGTCATCGATAAAACGTTCCCGCTCGAAGAGATTGCAGACGCACAGCGCCATATGGAAGCAAATGGTCAGGTAGGCAAAATCGTCGTGATCGTCGAGTAA